From a region of the Desulfomonilaceae bacterium genome:
- the acsC gene encoding acetyl-CoA decarbonylase/synthase complex subunit gamma — protein MALSGIQIFKMMPKKNCGECGVPTCLAFAMNLAAGKAELALCPYVSEDAKEKLASASAPPIRTVQIGVDAAAVKVGGETVLFRHEKTFNNPTGLGCLISVSESDDSVDAKLKAFKELRYERVGLTLKPELVAIKDDGAADRFAVLAKKANEAGAAIILMSDNLDTLKGALAVVGKNKPLIFAATEANLDAMSALATEYDCPLAVKAGKVGEVAKLAAKLVAKGHKDIVLSTDNLSLAEQLRDQVMMRRLALDNLYRPLGFPTIVFPCAMSDNAIDETIVAGTFISKYAGIEILSEFKGEVLFPLLLQRLNIYTDPQRPMTTEQGIYPVNNPDEKSPVLITSNFSLTYFIVSGEIESSRVPAWLLVLNTDGLSVLTAWAAGKFVGDIIGPFVKKCGIEEKSKLKKLIIPGAAAIISGDLEEELSDWEIAIGPREGAHIPAYLRQNFA, from the coding sequence ATGGCGCTTTCTGGAATTCAGATCTTTAAAATGATGCCGAAGAAGAACTGTGGAGAATGCGGTGTTCCCACATGTTTGGCTTTCGCAATGAATCTGGCCGCTGGAAAAGCTGAGTTAGCCCTTTGTCCTTACGTCTCCGAAGACGCCAAGGAAAAACTGGCTTCAGCTTCAGCCCCCCCAATTAGGACTGTCCAAATCGGAGTGGACGCTGCTGCGGTCAAAGTCGGAGGAGAGACCGTTCTCTTCAGACATGAAAAAACTTTTAATAATCCAACCGGTCTGGGTTGCCTTATTTCCGTATCGGAATCAGACGACTCAGTCGACGCGAAGCTTAAAGCTTTCAAAGAACTTAGGTATGAGCGAGTCGGATTGACCCTCAAACCTGAACTGGTGGCGATAAAGGACGATGGAGCCGCCGATCGTTTCGCAGTCTTGGCTAAAAAGGCCAATGAAGCCGGCGCTGCGATTATTTTGATGAGTGACAATTTGGATACGCTGAAAGGCGCTTTAGCCGTAGTAGGGAAGAATAAGCCACTAATCTTCGCAGCGACCGAGGCTAATCTTGACGCAATGTCGGCGCTGGCCACAGAATACGACTGCCCGTTGGCGGTGAAGGCCGGCAAGGTAGGCGAAGTAGCCAAACTTGCAGCGAAACTTGTCGCCAAGGGCCACAAAGATATAGTACTTTCAACCGATAACCTGAGTCTGGCTGAACAGCTCAGAGATCAGGTTATGATGAGAAGACTGGCGCTGGATAATCTCTATCGGCCACTCGGCTTTCCAACTATTGTTTTCCCATGCGCGATGTCCGACAACGCTATTGACGAAACTATTGTCGCCGGGACGTTTATATCAAAGTACGCGGGTATTGAAATTCTGAGTGAGTTTAAAGGGGAAGTGCTGTTTCCTCTGTTGTTACAGAGGCTTAACATCTACACTGATCCTCAGAGACCCATGACAACTGAACAGGGAATCTACCCGGTCAATAATCCTGACGAAAAGTCGCCCGTTCTTATTACCAGCAATTTCTCTCTGACCTACTTCATCGTTTCAGGTGAAATTGAATCTAGCAGGGTCCCTGCATGGCTTTTGGTTTTAAACACAGACGGATTGTCCGTTTTGACCGCATGGGCCGCCGGAAAATTCGTTGGTGATATAATAGGGCCTTTTGTAAAGAAATGTGGAATCGAAGAAAAAAGCAAACTGAAAAAACTTATTATACCTGGAGCAGCGGCGATCATCAGCGGTGATCTCGAAGAAGAGCTTTCGGACTGGGAAATCGCAATCGGCCCGCGTGAGGGCGCCCACATTCCCGCCTATTTAAGGCAAAACTTCGCTTAG